CCACAGAAATAAATCTTTGTTCAATTTAAATTAGATTTTGCTCATAATCATCAGCTTTTGCAAACACAAACTGACAACTGATGGATGGCATGCACATTTTATAAGCAAGTTTCAGCTCAGGGATAGTGCTGCCCTTATGCAACATTTCTACATGATCTTATTAACCTAAGCAGGGCCACAAAGGGTATAAAAAGCAGGGCCACAAAGGGTATAAAAATAATTGTGACAATATCTTATTGGCCCAACATTAAGCTGGCTCCACAGAAGCAGGTAAATCCCATAAATGTGTgaagtgtgccatcaagttgcttctgactcatgatgacctttaaattaatgatctccaaaatgttctcattgacagccttgctcaggtcttgcaaactgaaggctgtggcttcctttattgagtaaacaCATCTCATGCTAGGTCTGCCTCTTTTTCTACTGCCTTTCTCCTAGCATTATtgaacatatacacacacacaatgtggcaGCAATACTCCCAATTAAAATTCCAGATCTATGGTAATCAATGCAAAAGGAAACTGAAATTAATTCAGCCTCACTTCAGAAGTAATTGCAAACTGCATTCCATGTGCTTCAACACTCCAGTATACTGGACTTTGATTTAACATCTTCACTAACGTCATAAGCCTCAAGAAAAATTACATTGTGCCATCATAATTTATTTTTGCAGGTAAACCCTTTAACGACATTTTGGCATTTTTATGTATTGGATAATCTACAAGACCATAACATATGAAATATATGGTCAACACATTTACCTGTCTCTCACAATACGCCTTCATCAGTTTATTCAGCGGTGtgtgcctttttattttaaactggacCACTGATCCATCTTGACCAGCTACTTTTAAATTGATATGGTCGTTTTCCGTTTTTACTCCTTCCTGAAAAACAAGATAAGTACAGATAGCACAAAGCAAAAAGGATATATATACATAGAACACTCACAGAATCCAGGAGAAACTTATTTACAATTTAATACACCTGAGGATTGTACAAGATTAGGCCTACTGATACAGGCATTCTTGCTTTACAAACCATAAATACCTCCTCATTCTCCATACTCATCACCCTAGTTCATATGGTAATCTGGGAGATTAACAGCACCAGCAGGAGTGATGGTTGAAAGtgtcattaagtcacagctgacttatgctggcactgtagggttttcaaggcaaaagacattcagaggtggtttgccattgcctgcctccatgtgggctaagagagttctgacagagctgtgactggcccaaggtcacccagcaggcttcatgtggaggagtgggactcaaacccagttctccagattagagtctgccactcttgaccactaccaGCAGGAATAGCCCAGCCCAAACATCTTACGAACATTGTCCAAACCTCAGTGATCAGTACCTCTCTTTGTAGTACTACACCATCACTTTCAGTTTAACAATGAAATTAAGCTATTTCCAGGTCACAACTAAATAACTATATTAGAACAGATTTTCAAAGCACACAAGGTACTATTAATAATATATACATGTAACATAACTTTCAAACTGAAGTACAGGGCATATCATTGATAGGATGCAAGCAGATAAATTGATGAAGTTATGATATTTTCAGAATTCATTAAAAAcgaagttccaccaggctggggccagagccgagaaagccctggcctaGGACAGCCAGATGGTTCTGGGCCCAGGGACTACCAAGAAGTGGTTTCCAGAGGAGTGTATTGCTCTCTggggggtgtatcaggagaggtggtcccgaagataCAGTGGTCCCAGAATATtttgggctttaaaggtaagtaccaaGACCTTGAAACTGATTCGGTATTTAATCTGGAGCCAGTGCGgctggcagagcacaggttgtATGTCTGCTCTCAATGGGATCCCCATAAGGACCTGCgttgccacattctggaccagttgcagtttccagAGCAATTCAAGGGCAGCCTTGCATAGAGTGAGTTACTGTAGTCCAACCTAGAGGTGACTGTTGTATGAATCACTGTGGCCAGGTCACTGCAGGAAAGATAAGGGGTAAGCTGTCAGGgttggcagagatggaaaaatgccatcCTAGCTTTCTTTATGACCTGGGCCCCCAACAGAAGGAAGGCGTCCAGAATCATCCTCAAACTCCTGATGGAGGGGGGTGGTACCAGCTGTATCCCATCAAGAGTGGGGAGCTGAATTCCCTGACCCGGGCCTCCTCAGCCCAGCCACATTACCTCCATCTTTAATGGGTTCAGTTTCAGGCAGCTTGGTTTCAATCATCCCACTgcagcctccagacacctggccagatTTTCTGGGATGTCAGCTGGccggccatccatcaacagatatagctgggtgtcatctgcatactgatggCAACCCAGTTCAAAACTCCTGACTAGCTGGGTGTGGGGACGCATATAGATGTTtaaaagcattggggagaggatcacCCCCTGCAGCACTCCACACACCAAAGGATGTCATGACAAGACCCTCTTCCCAagcaccaccctctgtccctgaccctggagaaatgagttcagccattgaagggctgctTCACACAGTCCGATGCTGGCAAGGCAGTGGACCAACAGCACGTGGTCGACCCTGTCAAACGCTGCTGAAAGATCTAACAGCAGCAGCACAGACTTGCCCTGATCCAGCTGTCTGCAAAGATcgtctgtgagggtgaccagcacAGTCTCTTTCCCATGGCCAGGTCAGAAGCCAGACTGGAAAGGGTCTAGGATTGATGCGTCCTCCGGGAGGGCCTGAAGCTGCTCCACCACCACCCGTTCAACTACCTTATCCAGAAACGACAGATTCGAAAGTGGATGGTAGTTGGCTATGTGTGTGAATACATATGTGTATATCTCCCTTCCAAAAGAGCTGATGGTAGCACATTAAAGTGGGCCAATGTGAAGGTTCTTCGGTATGTAGGGAATTCTAAACACAGAGACAGTCTACCAGAGAAAGGTTTTTACCATGATTCCCTACCACCAGATACAATTGTGCCCACTTGTTTAAAGAACCAATACAAAAGCATTACAGATCTGTTACTGCATAAAGTGATCATCTGCAAAAGGACAAAGATGACAGATGTATACATGTTAGCCTTTTTCTCCAGTATTGACAGTGGTAAACCATTCATTTATACTCAAAATCCTGTATTTCCCTAAACAGTTGTATCCTTAGGTGTCATTGTAAATGCtggtttgaaaaaaaattggagcTTCAATCACATTGTAGCACCATCTTTTAAGATAAGAAGGGTTTCTCAATTTCTCCTCATTTGGTCCTGAAACTGTAGAACTGCTGAAGTGGAAAGTTCGTGAATTTCACTTCTTTTTAATATGTAGCAGAGCCTTTTACTGAAAAATGGTCCGACAAGCCTCTCTATGCCTATGTGGGGGAAATCACCCTACATTTTCAAAGCAACAGCTTTAATAATGCAAAAAGTAGTGACAGGTTATGGAGTTCTCAGGGGGAAGGCACAAAAAGGTTGATGAAATCCCAGTTAGGGATGAAACTGAAAACAAGAAGAGGGGAGGCACTTTAAAATTATATTTCACAAACTGTAATTGCGAAACCATATTTAACACCAAAAAATCCGTAACACTGAGCATCAGCTTCACACAACTTGTTGATTTATGCAAATTAGAACAGCTCAACTGTATTTGTTACTTGGAATTTATATTTAAAGGCACTGAAGAGCACAGAACCCAATCTTCGTATAAGTATAAACTCTACCACAAGCAACCAATTTTGAGGGCAATTTAGAGTTGCCAATTGTTGTCAAAATGCACCACCTCAGCATTTTAACCTCACCAGTTCAAACCTTTTGCAGCAGGTGAGATAGAGCCTTCCAGGATGACCCCAGGTACCTGCACAGTTTTCGAAGAGCTGCTGCAGAAAGTTTACACGCACTGCATGTGACCTTCACCATCTTGGAATTCCCCACCTCCCATCAGTCAACAATGAAGAATGCCCAAGATTAGAGGGGAAAGTCTTTCAGTTTCAAAATAACGgctgggcagtgcaatcctggggggggggtagctgtgGTGCACCAGGGATGGCACAGTTTATGTGGGAGGCCAATCTTCACAAGTTGAATATTAGCTGAAACTcttgcttgggggggggatccactTGCAATCCATCATGAACTGATCGCCCCAATCCACTAACATTCTCAGCCTTACttttttttagtatttaaatACCATGTAGCTGGATTGCCTACAAGAGCATGtgctgaagtgagctctgattccaTTTAAGTCTACACAGGAATAAACTTcctaagtctttttttttttcctaaggTGATGCTAGACTCCTGTTTCATTTCGCTATAAAACGTTCCGACATACATCCACTGGCTCATAGATCATTATTATTCACAGTGGGGCGAGAGCGAGCCGGGGCCAGCCCAGAGGAGCGTGGCGCGGCCGCGGCCTAGGCGTGCGCACCGCGAAGGAAGGGCCCCGCCGGGGCCGCCCGCCCCTCCTCCGGCTCCCTCCTTCCGGGTGAGGCGGGTCCGGGTCTTGCTCACAACCGGGGCGGGGGAAACGGCCACCCGAGGCCTGGGACGGAAAGGAAGCCTGGCTCTCCCCCTCGACGAGCCCAACGGCGGAGAGCggcgagagagaggggggggccgCCCCGCCTGCGCCATCCTGCCGGGCCTGGGCCGCAGCCGCGAGGTGGAAGGAAAGCAGCGCAggagggcgggggtggggggtgcgggGGCTCTCCTgactgctccccccctcccccccgctttACCTTGGGCTTCTCCTCGGACATGGCGACGCGTCAGGCAGCGATCTCTGAGGGAGCGAGTCCGCACGCGCTCGAGCCCCGCTTCTCCTGGCGCTCGCTCTCCCGCCCTCCGCAACTGCTTCGCGCCCCGCAATCGCCGGCTCCCGGTTGGCCCTGGAGGGGTCACGTGGGGGCCGCACGCTCTCGAGGCGCGCTCCCGAGCGATGCTCTCCTCGTCGGGGGCGCGCTTCCCAGGGTGGAGGAGATGGCGCCGAACGTGCGTCATCGCCCGCGAGagcgcgggagggggggaggggcgcgGGGAGGGCGGAGCAAGCGCCTGGcgcgggagggggcagggggcgTGGTCTGCTCTTCAAATATATATGTTTTCAAAAGCCGGGTGAATGGGTGGGATCAGGCTGTCTTTCCTAACCCTAAAGAAGTCCGCTGTCTTGCAAATTTCTAAGAGATCAggctcaaaaatgcccccagtaCATGTATGCATCTATCTCAGACAGGAGCATCAACACATACTCATACagagacatttttttttcttatttccgTTTCAAAACATTGCATTCGAAAGGGGTCTAtgggaaaaaatatttaaaaaataaacaatggATTAAACGAATAAAACATGGCTAGATGACTTCGCCTCTATCCCTCTCCCAACAGTTCTACAAATAATGCAGTGCCTGCCATCTCCTTGTGACTTTGAGGTGCAATAATCCCACTGAGTTTATTGGCTCCTGAGCAAGTGTGCATAGAATAGCGGCTTTAGTTAAACTGGGCTCCAATGGTGCTTCTTGTTTTGTGAATTTTATAAACCATATCCCAGTCCCAGTATTCAAACCTCGATACGATTTTTTCTTGGCTAGAGAATCATCACAATTTTGGCGTAGTGTATAATACACAATAGCATCAGTGTCACAAACATAGGTCGTTAGATCCTTTTAAAGATTCTGAGCAGCACCAGTGCTGAATGTTCAAATCCCTCTTCTCACCACATCTTGTTTCAGTGCcattttttcagctgaaaaaagAGAAATGCATTTTCACTGATGCAAATTTTCACTGATCTATGTGAAAATTAGGAGGTAACCTGACCATTTTGAACATTACATATAATACTGTTTGttaatgtgaatgtggctctctccAGGGTAACTGCCCCCTCTTAAAGGGCCTACAAGACTTGTGGTGATGCAGATGGTACAAACCTCCCCACTACTGTCCCTGACACGAATATTCAGCTTGTGAAGATTGGCCTCCCACGTAAACTGAGACTGACTGTCAGTACAAtcctgggggaaggggagaaagggctttggaggcagtGTGACTCCAGAACCAGCATAAATGCCATTTGTGCTGTCCAAATGGGCATTTACACCAGTGCCAGGCCACTTACACGCTCAGGAGGTGGCACGGCTATGCCGTGGCTGCACCATCCCCGGTGCaccacaactactccccccccccccattgcacttCCCGGCTCAGTTCAGCCATCACGAAAAACCAAGATTTATTTTAACTATGGCATGTTGTTAAACCAGGATTTGACTTGCCATCACTCAAATCCTGGcttgcctcaacaaatgctggttCCATCTCATTTCCTTTATGTGTCTCTAGCCAGGGAATGGACAAGGGCAGCATTGGGGAACAAGTCAGGATTCAGCAGAAAGTCTATATTTGAATATAACATGAAATCATAAAACTACCTGTGGTTAATAAGTCAACTTATGGAACCATAGTTTCACATCCTGATTTGGAAGACTCTAACCACAGCTACTACAGTGGGCCATGTTCAGATCATAGTTTAACCATAGTTTAATTAAATCGTGTTTGAATTAAGCCATGGGATGGAGAAGTCCCTTGTCAATTTTCAATATGCAGATAAACACATAAGGAAGAGGTAGGTTGGCTGCTGTGTTTCATGCATTAGTGCAGTTGCAGACTAACTTTGAGGAGTTTTAGCTCAGAATGGGTTGCTCTACACATTGCCACAagtctggtcagtttcagcaccCTCTGGTTTCTTGCAGACCCCTCCTGTCCACACAACCCTGCCCTTGAAAAAGTGGTAAGCATGGCTCTCTCACCTGGAGTGAGTGGCCTACTTCCCCAAGGCCCCATCCACATGGAAGGGGGATTTGTAGGACTACCCCACGAAGACTAAATATATAATGGAGTATGGTTTGATAGATTCTTAGGCTATAAGTTAGGATCCCCACGGTTCTCTCACAGATGGTGACAAGACCTGGAAGAAGGAGGATGAACAGGGCAAGTTGAGATAGGAGACTCAGCCCACCTCCTACCAGCAGCAGGAATGAGAAGGAAAAGCTGCCACATTCCCTGCTCCGAacctgctggagccaagcccAAGGTGAGTGCTCTGTGTGCAGGTTGTCTAAAGTAGCCCTGGAGGTATGGAAAGCAACAAGTGTGGCTGCCTGTTCCTGTTGCATTCTGGACCTATACCGTTGGTAGTCAGGTCCAAGTCAAACATAAACTTGTTCAGTGTGaacaagtttttttggggggagtagtTACTTCACAAGTGGGTCCTGAGAGTTAGAGTAAAAGTttagggccatttttgcatggtaattagcagtgtgttcaaggctgaagtgccccacatttttttgaattttgcacgctgaaccttCAAAAGGCATTTttagtcgcatttttaaaaagagctttgagcgagcatcaaaattgaccatgcaaaaatggcctagaaGTCAAAACTACTTGAGAGCCATTAGGATAAACTATTAATAGAGACCATGATATCTGGGGTGCTAGGTGGTTTCCTAAGGCAGCCTCACAGAGGATGCATAAATTACTGTAGGATAATGTATCTGGGTTAGAACTGCACCATTAATTGAATTAATTGTATCTGGATACAATGGATATTTTTCCTTTGTCACGTCCATAAATCAAATGAAAAACTGTTCTCAGTAGAAACTATTCTGATTCAGAATTATTCTCTTCTGCTTTCTATGTCAGAGTCAATATTCACAAGAACTATGTGCCAGTCTAAAAGGTTTCGTAGCATTTTGGGGAAATCGTATCCAGATTTGAATTTCAATGAGTTCTTCTTTGGCTTAGTTTCAGTGACAAGAATATGTGCCAATTTAAATAGAGGTGTATAGTTGCAAAGGTGTTCACTGTGTTATGAAGGTGCCAAAAGATGTATTGGCCCCTGGTCATTAAACGTGCAATCCTGGAGGGGTGGCAGAGCCGCTTAGgagctggcatctgtgccacttgcgaggtccaaagtggcatggacactggtgcAGGGCGATTTACGTAGGCTCTGGTGGGCAACGTGGCATCTGAGGGGGTTTtttccgggggcagagctgccttttaaGTAAAAATTGTGTTCACCTTACTGAGACTAAAGGCAGATACAACACCCAATAATCAATGCAACAATttggattgtagaaatctggaaccaagcaGCAATCTGAGCAGAACTGATACAAAACATAAGCATTGATATGACATATTAtgtagtaggatcctacttaaaGCAACAGAACTATTAACTGTaaacagtagtatagtccacagtccctaaccctttaccaaagcatctttctgaaccattttgttacagtacagccCAATCgcctatgtaaaaaaaaaacctccttaataatttagttttgcatagtttgcggaaaaccaacaaacaaaacaaaagaggacCAGTATTTACAAGTACCTGCATTATGTATTAATATTCACTTCCACAGATATGCAAACCCCAGATTCCTAACACAGAATTATATCCTCACAGGTGAACCATTCACATAAATATTTATAGATTGTATATATTATTGCACCTCTCCCAAGCAGTTTACAACAGATTTGCTATAGTTCAGCGGTCCTGGTCCTGCCTACAGATAAGGAACTGAAATAAAGAATTGTGTTCTGCttacaatttcttttaaaaaaaattaaagttcaagacttacttctaagtaagtgTGCTCAGGATTGTAAtcactgtgtgtaaagtgccatcaagttgcaaccaactcatggcgaccccttatggggttttcaagacaagagactaacagtggtgctttgccagtgccttcctctgcatagcgactctggtattccttggtggtctcccatccaagtactaaccaggacggACCCTGCTta
This window of the Euleptes europaea isolate rEulEur1 chromosome 5, rEulEur1.hap1, whole genome shotgun sequence genome carries:
- the LOC130477494 gene encoding small ubiquitin-related modifier 3, which produces MSEEKPKEGVKTENDHINLKVAGQDGSVVQFKIKRHTPLNKLMKAYCERQGLSMRQIRFRFDGQPINETDTPAQLEMEDEDTIDVFQQQTGGMW